DNA from Cinclus cinclus unplaced genomic scaffold, bCinCin1.1 SCAFFOLD_92, whole genome shotgun sequence:
gacgggagggaagaagcaagccccgcgagattcaaacagccagaagaggaagaggaaggctgggcctcggcccatttctcccgcggagttcggacgagaaggacgatcgccgtctgtgtcccatcccagcgtcgggaaaccaccatcggaccctgcccagctgtcttctcgctgtgaactaccaccatccagcactctactgagcaccgggaccgacaccgtgagcggagagctctctctccatctctctctccccctgggacagctctgccatcacccccagccctcctgcagctctgcgggagccgcccgcccccagcaccgggaactgcagctcagggaaaaggtgcctgcagccaaaaaacactgggactgagttactgttctgtttgtgggtaatttcatagctgttgttgttcttgtttgtcttgttaaatatactagtaaagaactgttattcctacccccatatctttgcctgagagctctcttaattccgaaattataataatcggaagaatcatattttctttcagtccaaggggaagcttctgctttccttggcaaacacctgtccttcaaaccaggacaccccagttacagggctttcaaaggaatgaacagaaacctttttgtttcaaggccaaaacaaaataatttatgtgtccctgctggcaaagcatccacatgcttggctgggtgggaagaaccctttttgaaggggtttccaccccaccatctccaaaattgtggggtttgccccaatatgttcccatttggctgtggaagatgcccatgagccagaaaggattaaaatgatggatttctattggagaagacctccaaggccattcagtgttgcttgatgccaccagaagatgcaaagagtgagatttttctcgGGTCAGAAGTCGACAAACGTGCTCTTCACAatggatttctgatgttgatctgtggatatgtccaggtgctcaagggaagccaggaggatgaagagCCGCCCAGCCAGGTGTCTTCCTAACATGGATCAccggggctctgcccaccagGGGTCACTCGGcatcatccagcacagatcctgccatggagaatggagctggagcagcacatgaagctcttcctgcacttgatttgcagggcttcccttagTGGTGCCTCCATTGGTGTTTGGTCAGGTGAGAGCTCTGTgaaaagctcttcccacactcagaACACtcatagggcctctccccagtgtggatgcgccggtgggTGACGAGGTTGGAGTTGTGCCTGAAGCCCTTCCCGTAGTcggggcagcagaagggcctcTCCTCTATGTGAATGCGCTGGTGCAGGAGGAGACTGGAGCTGGTCAGAAACCTCTTGCTGCATTTATCACACTCATAGGGCTGTTCCCCTGTGTGGATCCTTTGGTGGACAATCAGTTCAGAGCTTGTCCTGAAGCACTTCCCACACTGCCCACACTCATAGGgcatctccccagtgtggatgcgcctGTGGGAGACAAGGCGGGAGTTGTatttgaagcccttcccacagtcagGGCAGCGGAAGGGCCTCTCTTCTGTGTGAATCCGCTGATGCATGACGAGATTGGAGCTGGTCTGAAACCTCTTCCTGCGTATGTCACATtcatagggcctctccccagtgtggatcatCTGGTGGCGGATCAGTTTGAATCTCGTACTGAAGCTCTTTCCACACtccccacactcatagggccGTTCCCCcatgtggattctccagtgCCAGATCAGGGAGGATCtcttgctgaagctcttcccacaatTTGAACACTTGTGGGGCTTATCCGCATCATGAAGATGCTCATGGaaccccagctctgagctctggctgcagctctgtccgGTTCTTTGGCCCTGGTTCTCCTCCTCGGATACCCAAGAACTGTGTTTGCAGCCCATCCTCATGTGGGATCTCCCGGGCTTTTCCTCCTCGCTGGTTTCCTGTGcaatggagctgctccaaacagcctcttccacaaggttctgctgcagggatttgtcctccctggtctccatcctcagctccttgtctagagggggaaggacaaggagaggatgggatttgcctctgttccagagggagggggaaggagatcccCCCAGCACGTCCCTGGCAGGACGGCGTCGGCAGcggggctgtcctgcagccgggggccgtgctgggctgggagatggagcaggacagagggtgaaaggggcagggacttcctcctcacctgcctggggctccgggggcatgttcttcttcctcacgGCCTCATCCTCCATCGGGCCAAGGTTTAGGAATGGGAAAtccatttttgggggaaaagaagggtTGAGCGCGTTGGGTTTATGTTCCTGCAGGCCAAGTTCAGCTGGACAAGCCAGTGCCCCTTTCAGCCTCAGAGAGCCTGGGGCCGCTTATCACCAACCTCccacacccctccaggctgccgggggtccCCCGGCTCCGGGATCGCCCCTCTGCGCTCTCCCCGCTCCGGGGTTCCCGTATTCCCCCACGGCTCTCCAGGATATCCCCAGAACCGATCTCGCCCCCTCTCCGCCAGAACGAGCGATCGCAATGTGGGACCCGCCAAGATCCCTCCCGGGGCATTTCCGGCTGAGCTTCGGGGTCCTGCAAGATccaaacatctcctgccccaCAAAGAAACCTCCAGGAGACCTCCCCACGATGGATTTGGGGCGAgctccccctcccagctcacctgcggCTTCCGGGGGGAGGGGTGATGCCGGGGAAGTCGGGGAAGCTGCGGCCTAGAGCGGGCGAGCGAGTGAGCCGCtcggttctgctgctgctcttccttccactactcttcttccttccgctcctcctcccccagcccggcccggcccggtgcCGACGCGCAAAAGCAGCCGCGCTCCACCCTGGGGGATTGCAAAGCGGTTGCGCCCCGCGCGGCACTGGGAAgtgatactgggagcactggtaaCGATCCTGACAGCACCTAGAAGCAACTGGGAGCGCTCTCCCTGCCAGTaccgctcttactgggagcactgggagggaactgggagcaaacTGCGCCTAGACCCGGCTACAGCCGGTGGTGGGCGGTGTCGGAGCAGAGGGCGTGGTTATGCAAATCTAGGAGCGATCGCGCGCTGTGATTGGTGTGCGGAAGCAGCGCGGGGTTCTCCCTGGTCACGTGAGGGCGGGAGCGGTGGGCAGAGCGATGGCGGCGGCGTGCGGTGAgagggaacgggaatgggagcgggagcgggaacGGGAGTGGGAACGGGGACTAGAATGGGGactggaatggggacagggaccgagaatggaaacagggaatggggacagggaccgggAATACAGGACCGGGAATACaggaccgggaatggggacagggactgggatagGGACAGCCCCGTGTCATGCCCTGGGGAccgaggaggggacagggacaggggaggagCCAGGGACTGGGCTGTCGCACCGTGACCTTGCTGAACTGGGAGCTCGCGTGTCTCATTTTCGGGGCTCctgccccccacctccccccccccggggGTTCCTCTCGTCGTGTTCTGGGGGGGAAGCAGTCAGCACCCACAGTACCCctccagtagctcccagtatccccagtaacCTCAGTGCTGCCAGACCAGTATGGGGGCTTAAGATAGATCCTGGTTTGGTGTccagttccagtgcccagccccagacCCGGTGTCCATTGGTCTAGTCCCAGTCCCCACCAcgtttccagctgctgtgtcatGATGCCAGGCATTGTCCCAGGTGgcttccagccccagtgccagtcccagttcccaggGCCATGATGCCAAGATTGGGCTTGGTGTAGGGCCCTGGGCATGACTGGGGCACAGCGTGAAGGGTTTCATGGGACATGGGACTAAAGACATGAAACATGGGACATGGGGCATATAGGACATGACACAGGGTGCAGGGTGTGGTATAGGACACAGGACATGACCTTGAGCATGGCACAGGACAcggaacaggacacagggacaggggacatgatTTTGGAGCATGGTACCTGCCCCAGCCCGTGATGCATGAGTTCCTGTGCCCACATGTGCCCCACACGTCACCTGCCACCCCCCCTGCGGCACCACCATGTTCTCACCGgtgtccctcctgcctgctgggtaCAGTTTGGTGGCCTCGGATGTGGCCTTCCCAGTGTGGGTCCTGCTCTGCCACAAGCCCTGGGGACATCATCCCTGCCCAGTGGCACCAGGTGTCTATCCATCGGCGATAACTGGGACAAGTCCCACACGGTGGCATcaggtggcacctgtgccactggcagcagagatGTCTACAAGGGGGTAACTGAAGGGACAGAACAGGGTGCAGGTGctcacagtgtccctgtcatCCACAGGGGGTGGTGATCAGGGGTGTCAGGATGAGGTGGTCATAGAGGTGCCACCAGGGGTGTGGTGATACCAAGGCACACATGGCCATGGAAGTGCCGCTGCAGGTGCTGGAATGCCCGTGGAGATGCCACCACGAGCAcggcagtgccaggggacacATTAGTCTATGGTGTGGCAATGCTGGTGGGCATGGCAGTGACAGGCCAGGcgtggggccaggctggggtggCTCCGTGCCCACCCCATGGGTGGCCCTGCTGGTTGCAAGCCGTTTTGGTTGgtgtctgtgccagtgcctggccGGGTGCTACCGTTaatgccagccctggcacagggacatgcaCAGGTGTGGGAGTGACAAGGGGGACTGGGCACCccgagggctgtgccaggccagcaccTCCCACCCCATGCCTTTGTCCTCAAGAAGGTGGCACACGGACACCGAAAGGGGTTAGAAGAGTTGGGGACACAGTGGTCATCTGGGGACATGAAGGACCTCAGCCTATGGAGGTGATTTGGGACACTGGTGTGATTTGAGGACGCTGAGGTGCCCCAGTGCTATCCCCAGCActgtttccctgtccccacagtacCTGGCTGTCCTCAACAAGACCCTGGGCCACTACCCCtatgctggcactgcaggtgtcaccagagatggcaccaggcacagcacttCTTCCGCACAGGGGACATTGACCCTGGTAATGACACCTTCGACATTGCCTCCAGCGTCATCACTGGTGGGGACacttggggtttgggttttagagttagggttgggATTTGAGATTTGGGATACTCTAAAGGCATTTGGGATGGTCCCAAGAGGTTTGGGAgtagggttttggtttggggtttggggtttgggtttgaggTGCAAGGTTTGGGATGGTCCTGGAGTATATGtgattcaggatttgggaagtCCCAGGGTTTCTGGGCTCTCAGCATTCCCTGACCCCAGTCCCAAGCCCACAGAGTGCCTGGGGGTGTACCCTGGAGacccccagctgctggtgctggattGCACTGACAGCAATTTCACCCTCCAATTCCACAGGTAAATCCCACAAGTCCCACCCAGGGAAGTTTCCCATCCCTAAAATCCAAGTGTTGGATTTGCGACCCCTTTTTCCGAATTCCTGTGTGGGATTATGGGatgaaattttccctttcccagggtaatttttggggattttgtggccaagttttccctttcctgatgttttctgggggattttggtgcagaatttttccttttctagaatgtttttttttttttttgttattttgggaactcctgaggtttttggggatttcagatggaattttccattagcattggattttttgagattttggggtggaaattttcctttttttttttttaggattttggggtggaattttaatttctgggggatttttggggtcaaatttttccttttccaggtttttttttgaactTGGGGAACtcacagggttttttggggatttatgggcagatttgttctcttttttggggattttttgcggcggagttttcccttttgcattggtttctttgggattttgaggtggattttttcctattttattttttagtgattttgaGGCCTCTTGTAGTGTTTTTTGTCCCCTCAGGCTGATCAGTGTCATCATGGAGTTCCAGCTCAAGGCCATCAACATCCAAACGCtactaaaacagaaaatccccGACTGCTACACCTTCAGTGATATTGTGAGTGTCCGcaagtgtcccagtgtcccctgagtgtcctTCTGGTATCTTCTCATGTCCCTTTTGTGTGCCTTATGTCTCTCCTGGTGTCTCACTCATGTCCTTCTGTCCCACATCTATCCAtctgtcccctggctgttcCCCAGTACCTCTGCGgaccctggggagcagccagtgAGTGCTATGacagtgatggtgatggtgacagtgacagtgctaaggacagtgacagtgacaataaCAGTGACAAATGGCAGTGGCACTGACAGTGATGGTGACAATGATAGTGAAATGCCAATGACAGTGCAACCCAGTGTCCCCACATCACGTTTGACAACTCTGTCTATAGCAGGTGAGTGCAGATCCACCTGGACACCCATCCAGGAGTGCCACCACCCCTTGCTGCCCAGCAAAAGGGACAGTGGGGTACAGTGGATGATGGGAGACAGggggacacagtgacagggTAACAGGTGCCATGTCCCCCTCGTGCTCCGGACACCGGCAGGACTGGACGCATTTCTGTTGCGCCCCAACCACACTTCCCCATAAAACCTGCTCCCCtcacaccttggggacacccctgacccccccccccctttgtcACCCTGGGGTGCCCCTCAGTCAGGGGGGTCTTGGTCATGCTGCAGGACCCTCTCTCTGTGCAATCCCCGAGGTGGCACCTGCGCTTTTTGTCACCGCCATCTGCCAATTTGTTACCAGCACCCCAAAGAAGGGGGCGGCCCACATGTTACAGGAGGAGGtggtgaaaacatttctggggTCACTCCCAGCCATTTCCAtctccccacatccccctgaagatgctgctccaccctgcaccccctcccccccgcccccaccacagcatcccctgaggggaccttggggactgtccccatgtccccccccagtccccatGGTACCTCCGCTGCTCCACCTGTGCTTGGCCCCCGTTCGTGTGGCGACCTCCCCATGTGAACGGGCAGGAGTTTCAGTCACATCCTCACCTCCTTCTCGtcttcctcctgctgaggaggtgatGTTGCTTCTGCTGGGGACTCGCCAGTGACACCAGAGGGACACCACAGGTCACCCCTCGAGGGGCCTGGGGTTGCAGTGGCTCCTGGAGTCGCCCCAGTGTGATAGCTGGGGGgcctgagatgctgcagtgacAATTTGGGGGGTGGGTGCTCGTTTTGGGGTCTCCAGGGTGAGTCTCAAAGTCTCCTCCCATCACCTCatcccgtgcctcagtttccccctcactctgcagggagcaTCCAGAATTGATGTTCTGgaattgggtttgttttggggggttttggggttggggctACTGGGATGGGCTGGTGGGCCAGTTAGGTGATACACACCCAAGGTGTGTATCAAGGCTGGTGGTTATCTGGGCTCGGAGCTGCCTaggctggggggctgcagggccaagagctatCCAGACAAGTGTCAAGCTGGGATCCATGACTCAGGTGTCCATCAAGTGTCCACCAGTGTCCAAtctctcctgcccccatccatcccagactccctggccagggctgcttctcactgcagagtggacaAGCCCCTGGTCAGTCCCAagatgaccccaaaccccctcccaccAACCTCACCAGGCCACCCACCCTGAGCTCTGGTGCCATCAGCATCCCCTGGCAGCCGGTCCAGCTCTGAATCTCTTGGAAGAGGAAATCCACAGTCCCAGGCCGGGGACTCAAGGGTATCCAGGATGGTGAGCACTGAGTCCATGTGGCATAGGGGGACagttggggacacagctggggagatgtctgtggggaagggagTTGGGGTGTAGGGGAGTGAGGGGCGCCTAAAAGGTGCGgagggggttggaagggagggaTGCACCCAAAAATGTGCCAAAGTGAAGGCGAGGGTGCATAAAATTGGGGTAAAGGATGGAAAGAATccaaacaagcacagaaaagactCAAAATAGGGGGCACTGAacccaaaaaaggggaaaaggactgaaaatggAGGGGAGAAGGACCTAAAATCAGAGGACAAGGATGTTATGGGGTGTTACAGTGTTTTCctacctgtgccagggtgagTGCAGATGCTCCGTGCCAGAAgcagccatggggacatcctGAGGGACATGGGCACACAttgagggacagagggacactaCAGGATGGGTCCCCTCAGACAGCCCAGGACCTCATGGTTTTTGGCCCCActgggggcaggggacacaTGGAAGGCGAGAGGAAGATATGGTAGGGAATTTGGACATACAGAGGGGAAAGGACATGATGCCACCAGGACAGATAGCAGGGGGACAATGTCACCAGGACACCCCTGGTGACATGTAGCATGGGGCCACATGACACTGTGGGTGGCACTGACCCTTGTGCTGTACCTAGGGCCATTGGGGTCCTCTGAGCGTGGAGTCCCTAGGACGCCCTGGTGACTGTCACTCACCTCCGGGCCACTTGTCAACAGCCGAAcaagttccacctcctgccctgctgggtgatgaCATCTGGCTGGTGCACTGTGGTGGTGATAGTGGGGATGTGGTGGCAGTACCTGCATTGGACAGCACTTCGcaatgtccccatccatgtTCCTCACATCCTCATCCATCTCCCCCCATGGCCCCACCCATGTCTTAGTTCCTTGTCGTTATTTTTAACCCCAGTTACAGggctttcaaaggaatgaacagaaacctttttgtttcaaggccaaaacaaaagaatttatgtgtccctgctggcaaagcatccacatgcttggctgggtgggaagaaccctttttgaaggggtttccaccccaccatctccaaaattgtggggtttgcccCAGTATGTTcccatttggctgtggaagatgcccatgagccagaaaggattaaaatgatggatttctattggagaagacctccaaggccattcagtgttgcttgataccaccagaagatgcaaagagtgagatttttctcgGGTCAGAAGTCGACAAACGTGCTCTTCACAatggatttctgatgttgatctgtggatatgtccaggtgcccatggggagccaggaggatgaagagCCACCCAGCCAGGTGTATTTCTAACATAGATCACGGGCACCATGGACCAGCAATGCTCTGCCCACTGGGGGCCACAGGaacatccagcacagatcctgccacgggggatggagctggagcagcacatgaagctcttcctgcacttgatttgcagggcttcccttagTGGTGCCTTCATTGGTGTAGGGTAAAGTGAGAGCTTCTGGAACAGGACTTCACACATTTGGGACACTCGTAGGGCCTCGTCCTAGTATATATGCGCTGGTGGGTGATGACAGTGGAGTTTTGGttgaagccattcccattgTTGGGTCAGTGGAAGGGCCTCTCCTCTGAATCTGCTGATGCCTGAGGAGACTGGAGCTGGTCTTAAATGTCTTCCTGCATTCCTCACAATCGGCACGCCTCTGCTTTGTGTGGCTCATCTGGTGGGCAGTCAGGTCAGAGCTTGtcttgaagcccttcccacactccccacactcatagggctgTTCCCTcatgtggattctccagtgTTGGATCAGGTAGGATCacttgctgaagctcttcccacattctgagcacttgtggggcttctccccatcatgaagctgctcatggacTCTCAGCTCTaagctccagcagcatctctggccACCTCCCTGGCCCGGAGTGGGTCTTTCTGCTTTGGATCACCGTGATCTGCATTTGTAACCCCTCATGAGGGATCTctggggcttttcctcctccttggaTTCCTGCACCATGGAGCtggtttaaaatgccttttccataAGGTTCAGCTGTGGGGATTTGTCCTCCCtggtctccatcctcagctccttgtctgggggaggaaggacaaggagaggatgggatttgcctctgttccagagggagggggaaggagatcccCCCAGCATGTCCCCGGCAGGACGGTGTCGGCAGCGGGGTTGTCCTGCAgccgggggccgtgctgggctgggagatggagcaggacagagggggaagggggcaggGACTTCCCCCTCACCTGCATAGGGCTTCTGGGCCATCTTCCTCacggcctcctcctccatctgaccatgatttgggaatgggaaatcctggttttggggaaaaacaagggCTGAGCACATTGGTTTTGATGTTCCTGCGGGCCAAGGGTAGCTGGAGATGTCATCACCCCTTTCAACCtcagagagcctggggctgctcatcACCAACCTCTTGcactcctccaggctgccgggggttccctggctctgggaatgccCCTCTGCGCTCTCCCCTCTCCGGGGCTCCCGCATTCCCCCACGGCTCTCCTGgggatccccaaaccccatacTGGCCCTCTGCCCACCAGTACTGGGTGATCACCACGTGGGACCTGCCAAGATCCCTCCCGGGGCATTTCCGGCTGAGCTTCGGGGTCCTTCAAGATCCAAACGTACCCTGGCccctcaaaaagaaaaccttccagAGACGCCCCCGCTGGTTTTGGGGCGAGGTTCCCCTTCCCGCTCACCTGTGGGTTCCGGGGGGGCAGGACGATGCTGCCAGAGTTGGGGGAACTGCAGCCtgagcgggcgggcgggggagccgagtggttctgctgctgctctttctcttgcagctcctcttcctcatgttcctgactttccccttcttgttcttcccgctcctctttccttcctccccctcctccgctcccagcccggcccaggTCGGTGCCGACACTGAAAAGCAGccgtgctctgccctggggggTTCCAAAGTGGCCGTGCCCTGCACAGTGCTGGAACCAATACTGGGAGCACTCGAAGCGATCCTGAGAGAACCCGGAAGGAATTGGGAGCGCTTTCCGTGCTAGGaccgctcttactgggagcactgggagggaactgggaataAACAGCGCCCGGACGCGGCTTCAGCCGGCGGTGGGCGGGGTCAGGACCGAAAGCGTGGTTATGCAAATCCAGGAGCGATCGCGCGCTGTGATTGGTGGGCGGAAGCAGCGCGGGGTTCTCCCTGGTCACGTGTGGGCCGCGGGGGGGGCCGGAGCGATGGCGGCGGGGCCTGGTgagagggaacagggaatggggacagggaatgggaacgggaaccaggaacagaaacaagaataCAGGACTGGGACGGGGAATACAGGACAcgaactgggaatggaaatgtgggaacaggacagggaataCAGATACAGCAACTggagagagaatatgggataGGGATTAGAAAGATGGGACCGGGATTAGAAATagggctgggaatggaaatacggaaatgggacaggaaatatggaaatggaaatgcggGACCAGCATGAGGACTGGGAATATGAGAAcgggaacaggacagggaatatGGGACCGGGATTATGAGAATGACAACCAGACAGAGAATACGGGACAGGGAATGAGACCAAGAGTGGGATCCagactgggatgggagcagggtgggaccaGGAGCGAGGTAACATGAGAATGAGCAGGGGGCAAGGAGAATGACAGCGAGGAGAGGGGGATCCAGGACAGGAGAAACCCAAAACTGGTACAGGGGATATGTGGACAGTTCCTGGGCAGGGGATCCTTGATCAACTGCCCCAGAACCTCTGCCAGAGTTTCCCAAAGCAATTAGAACTGCTCAGCCTAGAATATCCAAGACCCTGAgcgacccccaaatccctcccaggaACCCTCAACCCTCTTGAACACAGcaccccccacatcccctgAAAGATCCCCCCCCATGTTGCCATCGTTGTCTTAGCTCAACATCTTCACCCTGGGTTTGggtattttgaaagaacaatgagaaatgcaaagaaaattaaggcaggaggatgtggagccctCAGCCAGGTGTCTCCCCCACATGCGTtgtagaggagacaaatccctctgcagatataCAAGGGACTGCAAGGTCCCTTGTTCCCatgaggccttgcagtgtcacaggggtCTCCTTGGTgatgcagtgtcacaatggacccttggTTCTGTGGGGACTCACAATGGCAGAatggtctccttggttccacgaggccctgcagagccccttgATTCAACGTGGCCTCAAAGTGTCATCATGGTCTCCAGaattccatgaggccctgctgtgtcaGAGTGGAtctttggttccatggggtccgcactgttccatgaatccttagttccatggggccctgcagtgtcaccatggactCCTTAATTCAATGGTgtcacacagtgacacaatCACCCCTTAGCACAACAAGACCCcagagtgtcacaatggttccttgcttccatgagGCCTTGTAGCGTCACAATggactccttggttccatggggccacaaagtgtcacagtggccccttggttcAGTGAGGCCTGTCATGGCATAAGATTTTagcctttatatttttgaaatcctGTTATGCATCAATgcataactctaaactccatagaAAGTATTAGTTAActatcttcacattttggtcagacaaaaagATTCCtctgaaactcaaggacaccctACAGCCTCAGGTTCCaaatacaataaacaaaagtgaattgggaggggggagcaaactgagggaatatgacttcattagcggaagctgtaattggaggattaaCCCCTTATATGCAAACAGACCAAACttatatctgtctgaaaaagtCATGACCACCATCCAccttgggtgtagcctctgggAAGCTTTTCACTGTCCAAGGTGTATCTgttgaaggcctttaataagCACCGACTTTATTCCCTTAACCTTGTCTAGCCTGTGTTCTAGGTAGCCACTCCAAGACAtcacctgcagtgccacaatAGTCTCTGTGATTCGTTAAGGCCTGCAGTGTCAAAACAGACCATTGATTCCATGACACCCaaagtgtcacaatggccccttggttccactgAGTCCAACAGTGTCACTAGGGTCCTGTTTGCTCCACAAGGCTCTGAAGTGCCACCATGGCCCTTTGGTTTCACAAGGCCTCAATGTGTAAAAATGGCCTCGATGGTTTCGTGAggtcctgctctgtcacaatgcacctTTGTTTCCATGGTGCCCCATAGTGTTACAATGGTATCCTGGGTTCCACGGTGTCAGAATGAACCCTTCATCCTGTGCAGACCCACAGTGTTCACTGCCGTGCCCttgattccatgaggccctgccAAGCTGTAACAGTCCCTTGTTCCAGTGGGTCCCAGAGTGTCAGAATAGTCTCCAATGTTCCATGAGGCCCCGCAATGTCACTGTGCTCCCCTTGGTTCCACAGGCTGCACAGTGTAGCAATGGActcttggttccatgaggttcctcaGTCACAATGCTCTTGGATCcccagtgtcagtgtcagtgtcagtgtcagtgtcagcgTTAAGGAGAGAGAgttcaaagtgcacctcatgatttttggttttaatcaagtgaatatttttttaaatttttcaattCAGAGAAGAGGTGACCGAAGCATTCCCCAGGTGATCTTGATGATGAATGTCACCTTAGAaggtctgg
Protein-coding regions in this window:
- the LOC134057489 gene encoding zinc finger protein 239-like, whose protein sequence is MDFPFLNLGPMEDEAVRKKNMPPEPQADKELRMETREDKSLQQNLVEEAVWSSSIAQETSEEEKPGRSHMRMGCKHSSWVSEEENQGQRTGQSCSQSSELGFHEHLHDADKPHKCSNCGKSFSKRSSLIWHWRIHMGERPYECGECGKSFSTRFKLIRHQMIHTGERPYECDIRRKRFQTSSNLVMHQRIHTEERPFRCPDCGKGFKYNSRLVSHRRIHTGEMPYECGQCGKCFRTSSELIVHQRIHTGEQPYECDKCSKRFLTSSSLLLHQRIHIEERPFCCPDYGKGFRHNSNLVTHRRIHTGERPYECSECGKSFSQSSHLTKHQWRHH